The DNA window AGCAATGACACACATTATTCATTTCGCCAAAACAGTGACTTTTGGTATTTAACTGGATTTAATGAACCAAATTCTTTATTACTTTTAATAAAAAATAAAAATTATAGTATATTATTTAATCGTGATTATAACTATTTAGAAAAAATTTATTTCGGAAATTGTTTAGGTCAATCAGCTTTAGATTTAACTGGAGTAAACCAAGTTATTTCATGGAATCTTATTAATGATACATTATATCAATTTTTAAGTGGTTTAGATGTTATATATCATGCAACAGGATTATTTTCTCAAGCAGATCAAATATTATTTGATACGTTAAAAAAAATAGAAAAATTCAAATTAAAAACACCTACTAAAATTTTTGATTGTAGATCATGGATACATCAAATGCGTGTAATTAAAAGTAAAGAAGAAATAAAAATTTTACGTCATGCTGCAAAAATTAGTACAAAAGCACATCAAATAGCTATGATTAAATGTCGGCCAGGACTTTTTGAATATCATTTAGAAGGAATCATTCATTATCAATTTAATAAAAGAGGAGCACGTTTTCAATCATACAGTACTATTGTAGCTTCAGGAAACAATGCGTGCATTTTACATTATGATGAAAATAAAAATAAATTAAAATCAGGAGATTTAGTATTAGTAGACGCAGGATGTGAATATTATGGATATGCAAGCGATATTACGCGTACTTATCCTACTAATGGTAAATTTAATTTTGTACAATTATCTATTTATAAAATAGTTTTGTCTGCTCTTTATAAAGCACTTTCAATGTTTCGTCCAAATGTTACTGTCAAAAGTATTAATAATGCAGTAATTAAGGTTATAGTTACTGGATTAATAAAGTTAGGAATTTTAAATGGTAACATCAATTCTTTAATAAGAAATCATGATTATCGCGAATTTTATATGCATAATATTAGTCATTTTATTGGATTAGATGTTCATGATGTTTATAGTAATAATCTTAATAAACAAGACTATATTTTAAAACCTGGTATGGTATTAACGGTAGAACCAGGTATTTATATTAATTTTAATAAAAAAGTACCAAAAGAATATCAAGGGATAGGTATTAGAATTGAAGATACAATATTAATTAACGAAAGTGGTTATGAAAACTTTACGTCTGATCTTTTAAAAGATCCAATAAATATTGAGAATATTATGTGTTAATATACTTATATTTAAAATTATATATTGAATCATTTCAAAAAAAGTAGTTATATGTTAAAGTTTTTACTGATATTTAATATTTATAAAAATATCTTAAAAATATTTTATACTCATCTAAAAAAATATAGAAAAACATTATATTTAATTAATCTTTTTAAAAAATTTTACAAAAAATTGCATTATTTAATTTATATCCTCTTTTCTTCAAAGAAATAAACAATTTTTATTTACTTTTTTTAAGAATAATTTTTTTATGTTTGTTTTATTATTAATAATTTTTTAGAGAAATTAAATAAAAATATTTTCTAAAAAAGTATAACTATAAAAAGGGGTTGAAACTATATAATCATACCCCATATCGGCTTAAACAAATCAAAATAAATTAGATGCATATAACAGGTTTTTAAATAAAATAAGGAACTTTTTGTGACAACAATAATTAGTGTACGAAGAGAAGACCACATTGCTCTTGGAGGCGATGGCCAAGCTACACTAGGCGAAATAGTAATGAAAAATAACGTAAATAAAGTTCGTCGTTTATATGATGACAAAGTTATTGCTGGTTTTGCAGGAGGTACCGCTGATGCTTTTACATTATTTGAATTATTTGAAAAAAAATTAGATATTCATAAAGGACAATTAACAAAAGCAGCAGTAGAATTAGCTAAAGAATGGCGTACTGATAGAATGTTACGTCGTTTAGAAGCATTACTGGCAGTTTCTGACAAATCTGCATCTTTAATTATCAGTGGAAACGGTGATGTAATACAACCCGAAAATAATCTCCTTGCTATTGGTTCTGGTGGACCTTATGCGAAATCTGCTGCTCGTGCTTTATTGGAAAATACTGCATTAAATGCTCGTGAAATTGTCGAAAAATCATTAAAAATTGCAGCTGATATTTGTATATATACTAATTATAATGTAAATATTGAAGAACTAATACTCTAAGAGCACAAGGATTTTAATTATGTCTAAAATGACTCCACCTGAAATTGTTAATGAATTAAATCGTTTTATTATTGGACAAGAAGATGCAAAACGTGCTGTAGCAATTGCTTTAAGAAATCGATGGCGTCGTATGCAATTAACAGAAGATTTACGTTATGAAATTACACCGAAAAACATTTTAATGATAGGTCCAACAGGAGTTGGAAAAACTGAAATTGCGCGTAGATTAGCTAAACTGGCAAATGCACCTTTTATAAAAGTGGAAGCTACTAAATTTACTGAAGTAGGTTATGTTGGTAAAGAAGTTGATTCTATTATTCGTGATTTAACTGATGCAGCAGTTAAAATGGTTAAAATACAAGCAATAGAAAAAAATAAATATAGAGCTGAAGAAATAGCAGAAGAACGAGTATTAGATGTATTAATTCCGCCTGTTAAAAATACTTGGGGAAAATCTGAAAGTAATTTAGAACCTTCGTTAGCGCGTCAAACTTTTAGAAAAAAACTACGTGAAGGTAAATTAGATGATAAAGAAATTGAAATTAATCTAGCTATTGCTCCTATGGGAATAGAAATTATGGCTCCTCCAGGAATGGAAGAAATGACCAATCAATTACAGTCAATGTTTCAAAATTTAGGAAGTCAAAAACAGAAAACAAGAAAATTAAAAATTAAAGATGCAATGAAATTATTAATTGAAGAAGAAGCAGCTAAGTTAATTAATTTAGAAGAATTAAAACATTCTGCAGTTGACGCTGTTGAACAAAACGGTATAGTTTTTATTGATGAAGTTGATAAAATTTGTAAAAACAGTGGGCAAACTGGTTTAGATGTATCAAGAGAAGGAGTGCAAAGGGATCTTTTACCTCTAGTCGAAGGATGTACAGTATCAACTAAGCACGGAATGGTTAAAACGGATCATATCCTATTTATTGCTTCTGGTGCATTTCAAGTTACAAGCCCATCTGATTTAATACCAGAACTACAAGGTCGTCTTCCTATTCGAGTAGAATTACAAGCATTAACTATTGATGATTTTGAACGAATTCTTACTGAACCTAACGCTTCTATAACTATGCAATATAAAGCACTAATGGCTACTGAAGGAGTAATAGTTGATTTTACAAAAAATGGTATTCGTCGTATTGCAGAATCTGCATGGAAAGTTAATGAAACAACTGAAAATATAGGAGCAAGACGATTACATACTGTTTTAGAAAAACTAATGGAAGATATTTCTTATAACGCTAATGAAAAAAAAGGAGAAAATATTAGTATTGATTTAGAATATGTGTCAAAACATTTAGATGAATTAGTTGATGATGAAGATTTAAGCAGATTTATTTTATAAAAAATTATATAAATATTATAAGATAACATCTTGCTCATAATTAGTATAAAATTTATAATTTTATTAAAATAAATATATAAGAAGAAAAAATATGACAGATTGGATTTCCGCAGAAGTTAAGAAAGTAATAAAGTGGAATAACTCACTATTTACTTTAATTATAAATGCACCTATATCTTTATTTATTGCAGGTCAATTTACAAAGTTATCATTAAAAATTAATAATAAATCTATACAACGTGCTTATTCTTATGTAAATGCACCTAATAACAAAAATTTAGAATTTTATCTAGTTTTAATTAAAAATGGTATTTTTAGTCCTTATTTATATCAAATGAAAAAAGGTGATAAAATTTTTATAAGTAAACATGCCAAAGGATCTTTTATAATAAATAATATACCACATTGCGATAACCTTTGGATGTTATCTACAGGAACAGCTATAGGTCCTTATTTGTCCATTTTACAAGATAAAAAAAACATGGATCGTTTTAAAAAAATTATTTTAGTTCATGCTGTGCGTTATTATGAAGATTTAAGTTATCTATCTTTAATGAAAAAAATAGAACAACAATACAAAAATAAATTACATATAAAAATTGTGACTAGCCGAGAAAAAATTAATAATACTTTATTTGGCCGTATTCCAGAACTAATAAAAAATAAAAAATTAGAAAACGCAATTCAGTTACCTATAGATAATACTAACAGTCATGTAATGATATGTGGTAATCCTCAAATGGTTTATGATACAAAAAAAGTTTTAGAACATGAAAAAAATATGATAATAAATTTAAAAAACAGATTAGGTCATATTACTACTGAACGGTATTGGTAAACTTTTAAGAAATTGAGTATATGTATTATTATATATAATATTTATAAGGAAAATCATGAATAAACCAATAATTATTGGTAATTGGAAGTTAAATGGAAGCAAGTATTCGATTCAAACATTTGTTAGAAATTTTTTTAAAGAATTATCAAATTTTAAAAAATGCAATATCATTATTGCACCACCAAATATATATTTAGATTTTTTCAAAAATATATTATTTAATAAAAATTTAATTAGTTTATGTGCACAAGATGTTGATTTTAATAATTACGGATCTTTTACTGGAGAAACTTCTCCTTTGATGTTAAAAGATATTGGTGTAAAATACGTCATTATTGGTCATTCAGAGCGTCGTTTTTATCATAAAGAAGATGACCAAGTTATCACTAAAAAATTTTCATCTTTAAAAAAAATTGGATTAATTCCTATTATTTGTATAGGTGAAACAAAAACAGAAAAACTACAAGATAAAACAATAGATGTTATCTGTTATAAACAATTAAATAGTATTATTGAAAAAATGGGTGTTGAATCTTTAAATGATTCAATAATTGCTTATGAACCTATTTGGGCTATAGGAACTGGAAAAGCTGCTAACCCAAATGAAGTACAAATAATACATGAATCTATTCGTCAATTTATTTTTAAAAAAAATAGCCAAACTGCAAAAAAAGTAAAGATTCTATATGGTGGCTCTATAAACGAAAAAAATGCTATAAAATTTTTCGAAAAACAAGATGTAGATGGATTATTAGTTGGTAATGCTGCATTAGAAACAAAAATATTTTCTAGAATAATTAATGAAATTTCTTATTACAATAAAAACAATAATTAATATTTTTTTTATAAAAAGGCTCCTAATAGAAGCCTTTTATTTAACTAATTTTTCCAATTAGTATGAAAGATTCCTTCTTTATCAATACGTCGATAAGTATGAGAACCAAAATAATCTCGTTGAGCTTGAATAAGATTTGCTGGAAGAAAGGATGCACGATAGCTATCGTAATATGTAATAGCAGAAGAAAATGTCGGTACAGGAATTCCATTTTTAATTGCGTTAGAAATAACATCTCTAGCATCTTTTTGATATTTACTAGAAATATCTCGAAAATAAGGAGTTAATAATAAATTTTTAATATCCTTACAGTTTTCGTAAGCTTCTATTATTTTTTCTAAAAACTGTGCTCGAATGATACAACCAGCTCTAAAAATTTTTGCTATATTTGCACAGTTTATGTTCCATTTATAATATTTAGAGGCAGTTCTCATTTGAGAAAACCCTTGTGCATATGCAATTATTTTACTAAAATAAAGAGATTTTCTTATTTTTTCAATATATTTAGTTTTATTGCCATAAAACTTATTTATACAAGGGCCATGTAAATTTTTAGCAGCAATCATTCGTTGATTTTTCATGGAAGATAAATAACGTGTAAATAAAGATTCCGCAATAATTGAAATAGGTTCTCCAAAATCTAAGGAATCTTGACAAGTCCATTTTCCTGTTCCTTTATTATCTGCTGAATCTATAATTAAATCTATTAGATAATGACCACATTCATCTTTTTTAACAACTATATTTTTTGTAATTTCTATAAGATAACTATTTAATTCTCCATTATTCCATTCATCAAAAACTAATGAAATTTCTTGATTATTCAATCTTAAAAAATTTTTTAATAGAAAATAAGCTTCAGCAATTAATTGCATATCAGCATATTCTATTCCATTATGAACCATTTTTACATAATGACCTGATCCGTTTGGTCCAATATAAGTAACACATGGTTCTGAACCTTTATATGCCGCTATTTTTTTAAAAATTGGTTCAACTAATTTATATGCTAATTTTTCTCCTCCTGGCATTATAGATGGACCTTTTAAAGCACCTTCTTCGCCTCCAGATATTCCTGTTCCTATAAAATGAAATTCTTTTTTAGATAATTCTTCATTACGAATTATAGTATGTTTATAAAATGTATTTCCACAATCTATTAAAATATCACCTTTATTTAAATAACATGTTAATTCTTTAATTGTTGAATCAGTTGCTTTTCCAGCTTTTACCATTATTAGAATAATTCTAGGTTTATTAAGAGATTCTACAAATTCTTTTAAAGAATAAAAAGGAAAAAGTTTTTTTCCATAATTTTTTTTAATTATATCTATTGTTTTCTCTTTTGAACGATTAAAAATAGACACTGTATATCCATTTCTTTCTATATTAATTGCTAAATTACGTCCCATAACAGCCATTCCTACTACACCTATTTGTTGTTTAAACATTTTTTCCTCTATTTTGAAAAATTAGTTTCTATATATTTTTATATTTGAAATGACTATGTATTTATTATTTTAATATTATAATTAGTTAATTTTAAAAAAAAAATTTTAAAATAAAATTTATGAATATAAAAAATATATATATTCTATATTAATGAATTTTTGTGTTATATTTATATAATTTAATTTTTCTGTTTTCAAAAAATATTTTTTTAGTAGAGAAAAATTTTTATTTTATATAATTAGTTAATTTCGTAATTTTTCTAGTAGTTTGTTAGAAACAAATATAATAAAATTAATTATATATAAATATTTTTTTAAAAAAAGTTACTCGAAATATTCTATATGCAAATTCCAGTACAATTTAAAGGTAGTAATTTTACTCTTTTTGTTATTTATTTAAATCGTTTAGAACCATCAATATTATATCAAGCAATTAAAAAAAAAATTAATCAAGCGCCCAGTTTTTTTAAAAACGCACCAGTAGTTATTAATATATCTAATGTAAATGATAATCAAATAAATTGGAAAGAAATTAAAAATGTTTTTATTTCTACAGGGTTACGTATTGTTGGAGTAAGCGGTTGTAAAAATTTACGTTTAAAAAATATGATCCTAGAAGGAGGTATAGCAATACTCAAAGAAGGAAAAGAGTCAATTATCAAAAAAAAAATTATATATAAAAATAAATCACATATTATTAATAATATTATTCGTTCTGGACAACAAATATACGCAAAACATGCTGATTTAGTTGTGACTACACACGTAAGTTTTGGAGCAGAATTAATAGCTGATGGTAACATACATATTTATGGTAATATGTATGGACGAGCTTTAGCTGGAGCTAATGGCGATCAAGAACGTCAAATTTTTTGCACTAACTTATCAGCTGAATTAGTTTCTATTGCTGGAAAATATTGGAGCATGGACGATATACCTATCGATTTTTTTGGAAAATCTGCACGCATCTTTTTAAAAAAAGATATACTTTCTATTCAACAATTAAACTGAATAATTAGGTAAAAAAAATTTATGACACGTATTATTGTTATTACGTCAGGTAAAGGAGGTGTAGGAAAAACTACTTCAAGTGCAGCTATTGCAACTGGTTTAGCACAAAAAGGTAAAAAAACCGTTGTAGTTGATTTTGATATTGGATTAAGAAATCTTGATTTAGTTATGGGTTGTGAAAGGCGTGTTGTTTACGATTTCGTTAATGTTATACAAGGAGATGCAAAATTAAATCAAGCATTAATTAAAGATAAACGTATAGAAAAACTTTATATTTTACCTGCTTCGCAAACTCGTGATAAAAGTTCATTGATTTGTCAAAATATTGAAAAAATTTTTAATGATTTAAAAAAAATGAAATTTGATTTTATTATTTGTGATTCACCTGCAGGTATTGAAAAAGGAGCTTTAATGGCATTTTATTTTGCGGATGAAGCAATCATAATTGCGAATCCGGAAATATCTTCTGTAAGAGATTCTGACCGTATGATCGGTATGATAAATTCTAAATCGTTCCGATCAATTAATGCATTAGAACCTGTAAAAGAACATCTATTACTAACTCGATACAACATTCAACACGTTCTTAAAGGAGATATGTTAAGCGTAAAAGATGTATCAGAAATATTGCATATCCCCTTAATTGGAGTTATCCCAGAAGATTCCTCAATTTTAAGGTCTTCTAATAAAGGTGATCCAGTGATACTTAATAGAGATTCTGAAGCTGGATTAGCTTATTCTGATACAGTTGATCGATTGCTTGGTAAAAAACTTCCATTACGTTTTATTAAAAAACAAAAAAAAGGATTTTTTAGAAGATTTTTTTTTGGGAACAAATATGATACTAATTAATTTTTTTTTATCCCGTAAAAAAAGCAATACTGCTGATATTGCAAAGAAAAGATTACAAAGCATAGTAACACAAAGAAAAAAAAACAATAAAGATTTCTTAAATTTTCTCCCTAGTTTTAAAAAAGACATTTTAAAAGCAATAAATCAATATGTTATAGTGGAGTCTCATAAAATTACATTTCAAATAGAAAAAAAAAAACAGAATAGCTGTATATTGAATTTCAATATAATTTTATTAGATAATAAAAAATAAAATACTCTCGTTATTTTATTTTAAAGAATTTTTTTAATAAAAAAATCAATATATGTACGTTTTAATCGATAAATTATTTTTTTTATTCTTACAGGATAACTGTCTATGTTTTCTATTTCCGAAAAGTGTTGTATTTTTTTTGTATATAATCGAAGCATGCTTAACTCTTTTTCACGTTTTTTAAAAACTTTTAATAATGGATCGTGAATCAATATGCCATTCTCTAAATCTAATTTCCAAGCACGAATATTAAGGTTGTTTCCAGTAATCAACATCCATTCTTTATCTATCCATAAACCTTTTGAATGAAAGCTATTTGATCCATTTTTCCAAACATAAATAGTTAGTTGATTATTATTTATATAAGATTGATAAGAAATCATAAAATTTCGAAGATTTATTTCATAAATATATGGAATAATGTTGATCATTTGAAAATCTTTTTCTGATTCAGCATAAAAATCGTTTGCTTGTTTATCACCAACAATAATTTCTACTTTTTTTCCTTGTTTTAATAAATTATTAACATAATTAGATAATTTTTTAGGAAAATTAAAGTAAGGAGTAGAAATAATTAATTTATTTCTTGTATGTTGTATTAATTGGGAAATAGTATTATTTAATAAACTTTTTTTTCCTAATCCCAATAAAGGTGTAACAGTTAGTTCATTATTTTTTCCATTGCTACAAAAATTATAAGAGGAATTACGTAAATAATGACGAAAATATCGTATTTTTTTTCTTACATTTTTTTTTTTTTTGTTAAATATTGATTCTTTATCAAAACGATTAAAATCTTTCATTTTTTTTGCACAAGATTTAATCCATTTTGACATACTATTAGCTAATAAGGTGTTTTTAATTAATTGATATCGATCATAGCGATATATTTTGTCTTCATGTAAATAAATATTATTAAAACTTGCACCAGTATATAATAAAGTATTATCGATAATAGATCCTTTGACATGAAAAATACCTAAAACTTCAATAAAATTTATAGGAATCCCATAAATAGGTATTTCAATATTAGAATTTTTTATTGCCATTTCTCTATACCAATAAGCATTGTTTTCGTGAGATTCTTTTCCAATTCTTCCTCTTTGAGCTCGATACCAATCTACTAAAATAATGATTTCGATATTTGGAAAATCATGTTTTTTTTTGTAAAGAGCATTAAGAATAGTTTGTCCGGCGGAATCATTTTCTAAAAATAAAGCCACAATATAGATTCTTTTTTTAGCTTTGTTAATCATTTTTAATAAAATTTTTTTAAATTTATATGCAGAGTAAATAATCAAAAAATCAGAAGAAGATTGTTTTATTTTTGGTAATGTTAATAAATTTATTTTATTTTGATTAAAATAAAATCTAGAAAGTATCACTTTTTATTTTCTCTTTGAAATAAGATTAATATGTTATTATAGTTTTTAATATGAAGATTATTTAGTTATATTATATATATACATATTTTTGATCAGGTTAAATATATCTACTAATAAAATATTGTTTTTTTTATTTGCTTATTAATATTAATGATTTTATTGATAACTAAAGAACTTGATAAAGTCTCTATAACAAAAAACTTTTTAAGTTTTATTAAAAAAAATTTTTAATAATATTTTTTGATATATTAGATAGTATTCATCTTTTTACAAGATCTAACTGAATTAACTTATTATTATCTTTTTTTTATCATTTTGTTAGATAAATATACAGAACATAAAAATATTTATAGTAATGTTATTGTAATTTTTAAAAAAATTAGTGATTTTATCTATAATTGTCAACAAAATAATAAATTTTCATAATTTCATTATGGCTAATTATATCTAGTATTAAATTAAATATTTTTTAAAAAAAATTTTAAATATTTATAATATTAAAAAATTAATAATTTAATGTTAAACAAAATATCAAATTATTAATTTCCTGAATTTATTGAATGTATTAATAAATTATTTGTTTTCATCTATAAAAAGTAATATGTTACTGATATAGTAAAAATTTAATGAAAAATACTATATAAGAATTTTATAAAAATAAATTTATTTTAAAAATTTTTAATGAATTAATTAGAATTGTTTACATTCTTCAAATATAATTTGTCTTATAAAAGAAATTAATTAATAAAAATCAGATTTTTTTCATAAATTTTAATATTCTATATTGTTATTTATATTAGCATTTTTCAATGAAAAATCTGTTAAATACTTACAGAATTTTTTATTTCTTCTTCTATTAGACCTAAAATAAAAAATAATTAATGAGGGGGGATATAAAAATAAATTATTCATATTTATCTCGTGTAATTTTATTTAAAGCAATTTTTATAAATTTATATTTTTTAAAATACGTTCATCTGAAAAATTTTTCATTTTTATGATTTTTTGATATTTTATTTTTAAGACTTTTACTAATTAAAATATTTGTTTTTTTAAAAACATTCCAAATTTTAAAATTATTAATGCAATCTTTTAAAAAGATTTATTTTATTGTTTATTAAAATACTAGATTCTTTTAACTCTCTTTAAGAACAAGAATTCTTTCATGTTATAACTTAAATATTTTTAATAAATTCATAAGTATTTGTAATATTTTAACCAAAAACATGGTTTTTTTTCAATTTTTATTTAATATATTGCATATTAATTATATTAACAAAGTTTTTTTAAAGTTTTTCTATAAAGATATATCGAATTAATAAAAATCATAACGTCTAGAGATTAGACACAATTAGTGAGTTCATTACGTTCTTTTAGAATTCCTGAGATGTCTATCTTATCTACAACAATATTGAATTTATTAACAAAAATTTTTAATTTTTTTTAATATATTTAACATTTTTTAATTATTTTTCAAAATATTGCTGATATTTTAATTGAGATATTAAAAAACTAATATATATTAATTAGTTTTTTTAAACTCATAATACTCCTCAATTCATTATTTCTTATACTAAACTTTATATCAAAGTTATTTTGTTGAATATCTACTTTGGTTTATTCTAAATAATATATAATTTTTAGAATTCATGATTTTTTTTTAAAATTTATTTTTATTAAATCAATTAATAGTTTTATATCTTTAGGTAGAGAGATTTTCCATTCCATTAGTTTTTTTGTAATTGGATGAATAAAACTTAGTATATCAGCATGCAAAGCTTGTCTCTTAAAGTTATTTGTTAAATGATTTAATATTTTTGAAAATTTTTTATTGAAAACTTTATGATTTCTTCCATAAACTGGATCACCAATAATTGGATGATTAACAGATGCCATATGTAAACGAATTTGATGTGTTCTTCCTGTTTGTAAAACTAATCTTAAACGAGTACAAAAATGAAAATTTTCAATGATACTATAATAAGTAACTGCTGATTTTCCCATAGGATGAATCATCATTTGAGTTCTTTTATAATAATGACGTTTTATCGGTTGATTAACTTTTCCGCTAACTATAACAGAATCTTTCACTATTGCTTGGTATTTACGTATAATTTTTCTTTTTTTTAAATCATTAATCAATATTGTTTGTGCAAGAATATTTTTTGCTATTACCATGAGTCCAGTTGTATCTTTATCAAGTCGATGAATAATGCCTGCACGTGGAACATGAATAAGTTTCGGAAAATGATATAGCAAAGCGTTTAAAAGAGTACCATCTTGATTTCCTGCTCCAGGATGAACAACTAAGTTTGGCGGTTTGTTAATTATAATTAGATCTTTATCTTCATAAACTATGTTTATACTAATATTTTGAGATTTATAATAATTATATTCTTCGACGTCTACTTTAACAAAAATAATATCATTTTTAAAAACTGTCTTTTTTGGCTTACTAATATTTTTATTATTGATTTGTACGAAATTTTTAATAATCCATTGTTTTATAAGAGAACGTGAATAATTATTCATTAATATATGTAGAATATGATCCAAACGTTTACCAGAATGTTCATGTAATACTTTAGTAGTAAATCTTATTTTTTTTATCATAAATTATAAACAATTTTTTAATACTTAATTCTATATTATTTAATATAAAGTGTTATTATAGACAGTTAAATTTATATAAGTTTTAATTTTACATCAATTTTTTTAAACATTAAATGTTATCTATGATCAAATTTATTAAATATTTCATTATTAGTCTTTTAAGTATAACAATAACTAATTGTGTTTATTCAAAAGAAGCAATAACGAATAAACAATTAATTGTTTGTCTAAATAAAAAAAAATTACACATAAAAAAAATAAACATTTCAGAATTAGAACAAATCAATCAAAATTATTTTCATCCTTGTTCCGATCAAATACAAATCAGTCTTATAAACGAATATTATAAAAAAAAAAATTTTTTTAAAGCACAACAATTAATTAAACAATTCATTCAATTTCATCAAGGACATAAAAATATTGATTACATTTTTTACATGAAAGGTTTAATTAATGTTTCATTAGATAATAACATTTTACATAAGTTATTTTTTTTAAAAAACTTTGAAACAGATCCAAAATATGCAAAACGTGCAGTTTTTTATTTTCATTATTTAATTACTAATTATCCATATAGTAATTATAAACCTATTGCAAAAAATTATTTACGTTTATTAGAATATAGGTTAGCAAGGCATGATTATGCTATTATAAATTTTTATTATAAACATAAAGAATATCGTTCAGTTATAAATCGTGTAAAAGAAATGATTAAAAAATATCCTAATATTAGATTAACAACATATGCGATTAAGTTAATGAAAAAATCATACGATAAACTTGAATTTAATTTAGAAATAAAAAAACATTAAAATATGATTGATTTTTGTTAATTATTAATATAAAAAACATTTTTAAAGTTTAACAAAAAACCTCCGATTTTTTGGAGGTTTTTTCTTTTTACATTGCAATGAGTAGTGATTATGAATAAATTTTTTCTTTTATATGATATCTTGCGAGTATTGTTTTTTTCTAAAAATATTATTGTTAATTATAAAAATTTTTTTAAAACATATATTTTATTTTCGATTAATAATTTTTTTTCTAAAAAATCTATTAATTTTTTTTCTAAAAAAAAAAATAATA is part of the Candidatus Tachikawaea gelatinosa genome and encodes:
- a CDS encoding ferredoxin--NADP(+) reductase, translating into MTDWISAEVKKVIKWNNSLFTLIINAPISLFIAGQFTKLSLKINNKSIQRAYSYVNAPNNKNLEFYLVLIKNGIFSPYLYQMKKGDKIFISKHAKGSFIINNIPHCDNLWMLSTGTAIGPYLSILQDKKNMDRFKKIILVHAVRYYEDLSYLSLMKKIEQQYKNKLHIKIVTSREKINNTLFGRIPELIKNKKLENAIQLPIDNTNSHVMICGNPQMVYDTKKVLEHEKNMIINLKNRLGHITTERYW
- the hslU gene encoding HslU--HslV peptidase ATPase subunit; amino-acid sequence: MSKMTPPEIVNELNRFIIGQEDAKRAVAIALRNRWRRMQLTEDLRYEITPKNILMIGPTGVGKTEIARRLAKLANAPFIKVEATKFTEVGYVGKEVDSIIRDLTDAAVKMVKIQAIEKNKYRAEEIAEERVLDVLIPPVKNTWGKSESNLEPSLARQTFRKKLREGKLDDKEIEINLAIAPMGIEIMAPPGMEEMTNQLQSMFQNLGSQKQKTRKLKIKDAMKLLIEEEAAKLINLEELKHSAVDAVEQNGIVFIDEVDKICKNSGQTGLDVSREGVQRDLLPLVEGCTVSTKHGMVKTDHILFIASGAFQVTSPSDLIPELQGRLPIRVELQALTIDDFERILTEPNASITMQYKALMATEGVIVDFTKNGIRRIAESAWKVNETTENIGARRLHTVLEKLMEDISYNANEKKGENISIDLEYVSKHLDELVDDEDLSRFIL
- the tpiA gene encoding triose-phosphate isomerase translates to MNKPIIIGNWKLNGSKYSIQTFVRNFFKELSNFKKCNIIIAPPNIYLDFFKNILFNKNLISLCAQDVDFNNYGSFTGETSPLMLKDIGVKYVIIGHSERRFYHKEDDQVITKKFSSLKKIGLIPIICIGETKTEKLQDKTIDVICYKQLNSIIEKMGVESLNDSIIAYEPIWAIGTGKAANPNEVQIIHESIRQFIFKKNSQTAKKVKILYGGSINEKNAIKFFEKQDVDGLLVGNAALETKIFSRIINEISYYNKNNN
- the pepP gene encoding Xaa-Pro aminopeptidase encodes the protein MFKAKTFIKRRKTLFNHMQRNSAALIFSASTMIRSNDTHYSFRQNSDFWYLTGFNEPNSLLLLIKNKNYSILFNRDYNYLEKIYFGNCLGQSALDLTGVNQVISWNLINDTLYQFLSGLDVIYHATGLFSQADQILFDTLKKIEKFKLKTPTKIFDCRSWIHQMRVIKSKEEIKILRHAAKISTKAHQIAMIKCRPGLFEYHLEGIIHYQFNKRGARFQSYSTIVASGNNACILHYDENKNKLKSGDLVLVDAGCEYYGYASDITRTYPTNGKFNFVQLSIYKIVLSALYKALSMFRPNVTVKSINNAVIKVIVTGLIKLGILNGNINSLIRNHDYREFYMHNISHFIGLDVHDVYSNNLNKQDYILKPGMVLTVEPGIYINFNKKVPKEYQGIGIRIEDTILINESGYENFTSDLLKDPINIENIMC
- the hslV gene encoding ATP-dependent protease subunit HslV gives rise to the protein MTTIISVRREDHIALGGDGQATLGEIVMKNNVNKVRRLYDDKVIAGFAGGTADAFTLFELFEKKLDIHKGQLTKAAVELAKEWRTDRMLRRLEALLAVSDKSASLIISGNGDVIQPENNLLAIGSGGPYAKSAARALLENTALNAREIVEKSLKIAADICIYTNYNVNIEELIL